CGACAAGGACTTCGTGACCCAGTGTGACTGGATGGTCTGGCACAAGCTCACCTGGGACAACGATACGGACGTCGTCCGGCGGCTGCTCGGCACGGACGCCGCAGAGACGATCACGGACTTCGAGCCCGGCGAGGCGTACCTGCGAACCGACTGGACCGACGAGACTCGCCGGATACACTTCCGCGAGAAGCGCACCTACGACGCCGGGACGACCCCGGGGATGAGCGATTCTGATCCCCCGTCGCTGGTCGACGTGGACAAAGCGATTCTGAAACGATTCGACCGTGAGGACCCGGAACCAGCGAACGAGTCCGGGGACGACTCGGCGGAGCCGACAGCGCCGGGAGCGACAGCGACCCAGCCGACGGCGAGTACGTCGACGACCTCCGACGGCGGGACGGCCAGCGCGACTCCTCGATCACGAACCAGCGCCGAGGAGACTGCTGTGGACATGCTCGTGGAGTTCGCGTTCATGCTGGCCCATCTCGCGGTCCGGGCGGTCCAGGCGAGCGTCCGTGGCCTCCGCCGGGCCGAAGATCGGGCCGTCGACGCCGTCACACAGCGGCTCGACGACAGGGGATGGTCCTCTCTCCCCGTTCGGTTGGTACTCCGCGTGGTCCTCGTGCTCGCAGTAATAGTGGCAATCGTTTTCACCACGGCCTGAGCACCCAGAGCCATGAGCAAGCGAGAGGCGGTCGTCCGCGGAGCCGGGCTGGTCGCGGCCTCGACGGTGATCGTGACGGTCGCGTTCGTCGGGCTGCTCGCGGTCGTCTCCGGCGAAACGTCGGGACTGGCCGATCGGTTTCCCTTCTACGTCGTCGTGTTGAGTAGCGCGTTCACCGCGCTGATCCTCACGCTCGAACGCTATCTCGCCGACGGGCGGAACATCCTCCTGACGGCGGTCGTGCTCTCGATCACGATCGCAATCGTCGTCGGACTCGACGTCGAAGGAATCCTGTTCGCGATCGAAAATCCGGATCAACTGGTGGCCTCGCGACTGCTCCTCTATCTGCTCGCGGCCGGCTGTCTCTGTACGGGACTGGTCTACTGGAGCGTCCACCACTGGCGGGAATTTACGGCGTCCTGACCAGGGTTTTTATCTTCGCGAACCCGTAGTGTCAGATCGATGCCGTTCATGTCGGACTCGGACTTTTCGGTCCACGACGACGACTGTGAGAAACAGGCGAGCGGGTGGATGCCGATCTCTTCGCTCCCGGACGAGGTCTCCGACATCGACGACCTCGACTGTGAGTGCTGGGACGACTACGACTCGCTGGCCGAGATCTGATCACTCGCCGACGAGCCGCGCCAGGTGCTCGGGTGGCACCGCGCCGCGGGCGGCGTGCTCACCGTAGACGAACGTCGGCACGCCTGAGATTCCGAGTTGCTGGCCCTCGGCGAATCGCTCGCGGAGTTCGGCTTCGAGCTGCTCGTCGGTGATCGCGTCCCGGACTGGCTCGGGGTCGACGCCGACGTCCTCGGACAGTTCGGCGATGACCTCGGGATTCTCGATGTTCCGCCCGTCGCGCCAGTAGGCCGCGAACAGCCCCTCGTAGAACGCGCGTGACGTCTCGGCTGACTCCGTCTGCTCGACGAACAGCGACGCCTGCTGGGCGTCCCAGGAGTCGACGTCGGGGACGTCCTCGAAGTCGCGCATCTCGACGTCGTACTTCTCGCGCAGCCGCTGGACG
The Halapricum salinum genome window above contains:
- a CDS encoding ATP-binding protein; this translates as MNDDDIVVAEDGTALPAVDVLTGRGFITGKSGSGKSNTANVVVEGLLEADHSLLIVDIDGEYWGLKERYSILHAGGGGRCDVTVDERDAETLVDIALDGQPVILDLSGYLRAEESAAVLEAVLERLFRRETEVRKPFLLVVEEIHEFVPQKGSRDDVGDVLLQIAKRGRKHGLGLLGLSQRPAAVDKDFVTQCDWMVWHKLTWDNDTDVVRRLLGTDAAETITDFEPGEAYLRTDWTDETRRIHFREKRTYDAGTTPGMSDSDPPSLVDVDKAILKRFDREDPEPANESGDDSAEPTAPGATATQPTASTSTTSDGGTASATPRSRTSAEETAVDMLVEFAFMLAHLAVRAVQASVRGLRRAEDRAVDAVTQRLDDRGWSSLPVRLVLRVVLVLAVIVAIVFTTA
- a CDS encoding DsbA family oxidoreductase; the protein is MATTKTTATLTVYADPVCSFCYLGRASLQEYLESAENPPEVQWRQFDLRGYKRAPDGRIREDVDDGKDEAYFEQAKQNVQRLREKYDVEMRDFEDVPDVDSWDAQQASLFVEQTESAETSRAFYEGLFAAYWRDGRNIENPEVIAELSEDVGVDPEPVRDAITDEQLEAELRERFAEGQQLGISGVPTFVYGEHAARGAVPPEHLARLVGE